One stretch of Wolbachia endosymbiont of Armadillidium arcangelii DNA includes these proteins:
- a CDS encoding RadC family protein, translating into MNKSKEEIEFRILESKGKALLDREIMETFLSAVHERPQAQEIAKNLVNTYTGVGRILGREMDDLKVIEGVTDSAVAMIMCVKETLERVLREKLKSEPIMDLQGLVEYLNVSIGHAERECVKILYLNKRRQLIGEESYIGEMEKAPVYIKEITRKALIKNTTSIIMSHNHPGGSLEPSEEDQEVTKSLAAACSTVSVRLFDHIIITSAGYFSFRENGLL; encoded by the coding sequence ATGAATAAAAGTAAAGAAGAAATCGAATTCAGAATATTAGAAAGCAAAGGAAAAGCACTACTTGATCGTGAAATAATGGAAACGTTTCTAAGTGCAGTACATGAAAGGCCACAAGCTCAAGAAATTGCTAAAAATCTGGTGAATACCTATACAGGAGTAGGAAGGATTTTAGGTCGAGAAATGGATGACCTGAAAGTCATAGAAGGAGTAACTGATTCTGCAGTGGCAATGATTATGTGTGTTAAGGAAACACTAGAAAGGGTACTGAGAGAAAAGCTCAAAAGTGAGCCAATAATGGACTTACAAGGGCTAGTAGAGTACTTAAACGTAAGTATAGGTCACGCAGAGAGGGAATGTGTAAAAATATTGTATTTGAATAAAAGGCGCCAATTAATCGGAGAAGAATCCTATATTGGTGAAATGGAAAAAGCACCGGTGTACATAAAGGAGATTACAAGAAAGGCATTAATAAAAAATACAACATCAATAATAATGTCACATAACCATCCTGGAGGAAGTTTAGAACCGTCAGAAGAAGATCAAGAAGTAACAAAGAGCTTAGCAGCAGCATGTAGTACTGTAAGCGTTAGATTATTTGATCATATTATCATTACAAGTGCGGGCTATTTTAGCTTTAGAGAAAACGGATTGTTATAG
- a CDS encoding Rpn family recombination-promoting nuclease/putative transposase — MALSKFLDARNDIAFRRIFGTEKNKDILIHFLNDILGLTDDNKIKDVSFLSPIQDPVIASQKQSIVDVLCVDSTGIKTIIEMQVAKTTGFKKRAQYYAAKAYSSQADVGDQYHDLKGVIFIAIADFILFPNKLAYKSDHVTFDKITFEHDLKDFSFTFIELPKFKKREDQLENIIEKWCYFFKHAGETSEDDLKKIIGSDLIIGRAYDELNQYNWSKEERLAYDQAKKRTDDYLSSLEEKLHEGILIGHEKGRAEGEKQAKIAVAKNLLKAGVSIDVIAQTTGLTADEVKGLG; from the coding sequence ATGGCTCTTTCGAAGTTTCTTGATGCTCGCAATGATATAGCCTTTCGCCGTATCTTTGGTACCGAAAAAAATAAAGATATTCTTATTCACTTTCTTAATGATATACTAGGTCTTACCGATGACAATAAGATTAAAGATGTCTCCTTTCTCAGTCCCATTCAAGACCCTGTCATTGCCTCTCAAAAGCAAAGCATTGTTGATGTTCTCTGTGTTGATTCTACAGGGATAAAAACAATAATTGAGATGCAAGTCGCTAAAACTACTGGCTTTAAAAAACGTGCCCAATACTATGCCGCTAAGGCCTACTCAAGTCAAGCTGATGTAGGTGATCAGTATCATGATCTTAAAGGCGTTATCTTTATTGCCATTGCTGATTTTATCTTGTTTCCTAATAAGCTAGCTTATAAGTCTGATCATGTTACTTTTGATAAGATAACTTTTGAACATGATCTCAAAGACTTTAGTTTTACTTTTATAGAGTTACCTAAATTTAAAAAAAGAGAAGATCAATTAGAAAATATAATAGAGAAATGGTGTTATTTTTTTAAACATGCCGGTGAAACAAGTGAAGATGATCTAAAAAAAATAATAGGCAGTGATTTAATTATTGGCAGGGCTTATGATGAGCTGAACCAATATAATTGGAGTAAAGAAGAACGTCTTGCTTATGACCAAGCTAAGAAACGTACCGATGATTATTTATCTAGCCTTGAAGAAAAACTTCATGAAGGCATCCTCATCGGCCATGAAAAAGGTAGAGCAGAGGGTGAAAAGCAAGCTAAAATAGCAGTTGCAAAGAATCTACTTAAAGCAGGGGTTTCTATTGATGTTATAGCTCAAACTACTGGTCTTACGGCTGATGAAGTTAAAGGCCTAGGTTAA
- a CDS encoding IS4-like element ISWpi18 family transposase, whose amino-acid sequence MFIKNKLMSLNFINAHRASSKDFSRKRKLPFINVFLLIFRKSVKSLQVMLNEFVLHTRKDYTITASAFTQARKKLKHTAFSELNDDIVSLYYQDQEFKTHHGFRVLAFDASILILPKSDKIIGEFGSRAVWNGIQRFEDYTSATFEVCYDVLNNIAIKSVLSRGDSYEVDLAIGMLESIKSDDLLICDRGYVSYRFLAELTGRKINYIIRCPSSSFNEINAMFKPESPSSMVVVSTAPIKVARQLRKLGLPDEMKFRLVKIILSSGEVEVLVTSLLDEQSFTVEEFERLYYLRWGVETFFSRLKGRLNLENFTGKSIETIKQDFWSTIFISNLESIMIEDDEETLSAQNSKLKKSINKSVSFNAIKNLAFDIFSTESDIDCIMDRLSQLFLMNTLVVRKGRRVDRHKISDIRSLNYQKRARKHVF is encoded by the coding sequence ATGTTTATAAAAAATAAATTGATGAGTTTAAACTTTATAAACGCACACAGAGCATCCTCAAAAGACTTCTCACGAAAAAGAAAGCTGCCCTTCATTAATGTATTTCTCCTGATTTTTAGAAAGAGTGTAAAGTCATTACAAGTAATGCTTAATGAGTTTGTTCTGCATACAAGAAAAGATTACACAATTACGGCAAGTGCATTTACTCAAGCAAGAAAGAAGCTAAAGCATACTGCGTTTTCAGAGTTAAATGATGATATAGTTTCCCTATACTACCAAGATCAGGAATTTAAAACCCACCATGGCTTCAGAGTACTTGCATTTGATGCTTCAATACTGATTCTGCCAAAGAGCGACAAAATAATAGGCGAGTTTGGCTCAAGAGCAGTATGGAATGGAATCCAGAGATTTGAAGACTATACAAGTGCAACCTTTGAAGTTTGCTACGATGTGCTAAATAATATTGCAATAAAATCTGTGCTAAGTAGAGGTGACAGCTATGAGGTTGATTTAGCGATCGGTATGCTTGAATCCATAAAATCAGACGATTTGTTAATCTGTGATAGAGGATACGTATCTTATCGATTTCTTGCTGAGCTTACAGGAAGGAAAATCAATTATATAATTCGCTGTCCAAGTTCGTCTTTCAATGAAATAAACGCTATGTTTAAGCCGGAAAGCCCATCTAGTATGGTGGTAGTGTCTACCGCACCTATTAAAGTAGCAAGACAGCTACGAAAGCTAGGATTACCTGATGAGATGAAATTCAGGTTAGTCAAAATAATACTTTCTTCTGGAGAAGTTGAAGTGTTAGTAACATCTCTGTTAGATGAGCAAAGTTTTACAGTCGAAGAGTTTGAGAGATTATATTACTTGCGCTGGGGAGTAGAAACATTTTTTTCTAGGCTGAAGGGAAGATTAAATTTAGAGAATTTCACAGGAAAAAGTATTGAAACTATCAAGCAGGATTTTTGGTCAACTATCTTCATCAGTAATCTAGAAAGTATCATGATAGAAGATGATGAAGAGACATTGAGCGCACAGAATAGTAAACTAAAAAAAAGCATCAATAAATCTGTCTCATTTAATGCGATTAAAAACTTAGCCTTTGATATTTTTTCTACAGAGTCAGACATAGACTGCATTATGGATCGACTATCACAGTTATTTTTGATGAACACTTTAGTGGTAAGAAAAGGGAGAAGAGTTGATCGTCATAAGATATCTGATATTCGTTCACTCAACTACCAGAAAAGAGCTAGAAAACATGTGTTTTAA
- a CDS encoding cytoplasmic incompatibility factor CifA, protein MPIETKRQAEVLKKLQDVIKYTDHDIAAGRKLAVKRWVETYIENIKFFKDDKLQFLYNIFQDENCWSGIRLNNAVLGQRLTEEKIGEIDNPLRRYEIASSYCVVEKIPSLFKEQFDSYKRSFSSNAVDGNGHSVKDDNKYILNSLLYGMKRRDPVLSFWIDRESGELKQPSNASEGFDSAVKLKWSEGVEYFYKEILKENQDMAEKKLTEAIIALSHVQAIEEDAPILDFCIRNIANKDTLLQKLSKKDKGVYSLFAQLIDSCFFDTVHDLVQCWCYEEVSARRDHSEKILSQDKYDLLLYSLSNVMLENPESSVQARSLIMEIWKCDCFIEYRKTSVNISNCTVPIKSVLGGLIINWKREDSHESDREIEKKEILDMMLFAKDCFPEKFESFKKIITKNLRLCDREGMEESIDYGNLAEELFSELEKTTLPPRSDGHQYSLRPRSQACGSKKATLPLDGSGSHSQSTLKSSDTSGFFSQESPSELGKASSPLDGSNPQSMLGSPSVSGVSGHSK, encoded by the coding sequence ATGCCAATAGAAACAAAACGTCAGGCTGAAGTACTTAAAAAGCTACAAGACGTGATAAAATATACAGATCATGACATTGCTGCTGGAAGGAAGTTAGCTGTTAAAAGATGGGTAGAAACCTATATAGAAAATATAAAGTTCTTTAAGGATGATAAGCTGCAATTTTTGTACAATATCTTCCAAGATGAAAATTGCTGGTCAGGTATAAGATTAAATAATGCTGTTTTAGGTCAAAGATTGACTGAAGAGAAAATAGGAGAAATCGATAATCCGCTTCGCAGATATGAGATAGCTTCTAGTTACTGTGTGGTAGAAAAAATTCCTTCTCTCTTTAAGGAGCAATTTGATTCTTATAAAAGAAGTTTTTCATCTAATGCAGTTGATGGTAATGGTCATTCTGTAAAAGATGATAATAAATACATATTAAACTCACTGCTGTATGGGATGAAAAGGAGAGACCCTGTATTAAGTTTCTGGATTGATAGAGAATCTGGGGAATTAAAGCAACCAAGTAATGCGTCAGAAGGTTTTGATAGTGCTGTAAAACTTAAGTGGAGTGAAGGAGTAGAATATTTTTATAAAGAAATTTTGAAAGAAAATCAAGATATGGCGGAGAAGAAGCTTACAGAAGCGATCATTGCTCTGTCTCACGTTCAAGCTATCGAGGAAGACGCTCCTATTTTAGATTTTTGTATAAGGAATATAGCTAATAAAGATACTCTGTTACAGAAATTATCGAAGAAAGATAAAGGAGTATATTCCCTTTTTGCTCAATTAATAGATTCGTGTTTTTTTGATACAGTTCATGATTTAGTACAGTGCTGGTGTTATGAAGAAGTTTCAGCACGTAGAGACCATTCAGAGAAAATATTATCACAGGATAAGTATGACCTCCTTCTTTACTCACTTTCAAATGTAATGTTGGAAAATCCTGAGTCAAGCGTTCAAGCTAGATCTCTTATTATGGAAATTTGGAAGTGTGACTGCTTTATTGAATACAGAAAGACTTCTGTTAATATTTCTAATTGTACAGTTCCTATAAAGAGTGTACTTGGAGGATTAATAATTAATTGGAAGCGAGAAGATAGTCATGAGTCTGATAGGGAAATAGAGAAGAAAGAAATATTGGATATGATGTTATTTGCCAAAGATTGCTTTCCTGAAAAATTTGAGTCCTTTAAAAAAATAATAACAAAAAATCTTAGATTATGCGATAGGGAAGGAATGGAAGAAAGTATAGATTACGGTAACTTGGCAGAAGAATTGTTCTCTGAATTAGAGAAAACAACTTTACCTCCTAGAAGTGATGGTCATCAGTATAGTTTACGGCCACGATCTCAAGCTTGTGGTAGTAAGAAAGCAACTTTGCCACTTGATGGCTCTGGTAGTCATTCGCAATCCACATTAAAATCCTCTGATACTAGTGGTTTTTTCTCGCAAGAATCACCTTCTGAGCTGGGGAAGGCATCTTCGCCACTCGATGGTTCTAATCCACAGTCCATGCTTGGATCACCTAGCGTGAGTGGTGTTTCTGGTCATAGTAAATAG
- the mutL gene encoding DNA mismatch repair endonuclease MutL, whose product MAIILLDTKTINRIAAGEVIERPASVVKELVENAIDAGSSEIEIKIESGGRNLITVTDNGNGIEKEDLELAFMRHATSKLSDSELIEIKHLGFRGEALPSIAAVSRMKLSSKTSGAKEAWSISYEGGEKVGEVIPCSLLQGTYIEVRDLFFATPNRLKFLKTERAETQAIVDIVNNLAIINYSIGFNLTSGNKKLLKYAKQTSLSNRLCEIEEEFQSNSLEVKEEEEGIKLTGHICKPTINLGNSTQVYTFVNGRPIKDNLLVGAIRYAYQDFIPSGKYPFAVLHLEIPYDQVDVNVHPNKSEVRFQNKRLIYEIVRRGIIKALSTRFAASGQGIEEELIFNDSKSQEQIDSKEKKNQKEFYEKRPSLLENRLMKEFNTPDERKQSLSGSFKYEGIEKSTPQKGVMVLEREQIDLIADHPLGYARCQVYNTYIIAEAGDRLIIVDQHAAHERLIYECLKQKSSIKRQKLLLPEIVEVKNQAEMEMVEMYKDKLFEMGFGIKIESEDKVRVKEIPAILGTINVREMVMNIIDRLMEIGDTLPIEEKVNKILATIACHGSIRAEREMKLEEMNELMRQMEETPYAGQCNHGRPTYIEMKLSDIEKLFERK is encoded by the coding sequence ATGGCAATAATTCTTTTAGACACAAAAACTATAAATCGTATAGCAGCAGGAGAAGTAATAGAAAGGCCAGCGAGTGTAGTAAAGGAATTAGTAGAAAATGCAATAGATGCTGGAAGTTCAGAAATAGAGATCAAAATAGAAAGTGGTGGGCGCAATCTTATAACTGTGACAGATAATGGAAATGGAATAGAAAAGGAAGATTTGGAACTTGCGTTTATGCGCCACGCTACTTCAAAATTAAGCGATAGTGAGTTAATAGAAATCAAGCACCTTGGGTTTAGAGGAGAAGCTTTGCCTTCAATTGCAGCAGTAAGTAGAATGAAATTATCGTCTAAGACAAGTGGAGCAAAGGAAGCATGGTCTATAAGTTATGAGGGAGGAGAAAAAGTAGGAGAGGTTATCCCTTGTTCTTTATTGCAGGGTACATATATTGAAGTTCGTGACTTATTTTTTGCCACACCAAATAGATTAAAATTTCTAAAAACCGAGAGGGCAGAAACACAAGCTATAGTTGATATTGTAAATAACTTAGCAATAATTAATTATAGTATTGGGTTTAATCTCACTTCCGGTAATAAAAAGCTCTTAAAATATGCTAAACAAACTTCATTATCTAACAGATTATGTGAAATAGAAGAAGAGTTTCAGAGCAATTCGCTGGAAGTAAAAGAGGAAGAGGAAGGCATCAAACTTACGGGACACATCTGTAAACCAACTATCAATCTAGGCAATTCAACTCAGGTCTATACGTTTGTTAATGGCAGGCCAATAAAAGACAACCTACTTGTTGGTGCAATTCGATATGCGTATCAAGATTTTATTCCAAGTGGAAAGTATCCTTTTGCAGTACTGCACTTAGAAATACCGTACGACCAAGTAGATGTAAATGTGCATCCAAATAAATCAGAAGTAAGATTTCAGAATAAAAGGTTAATATATGAAATAGTGAGAAGAGGGATAATAAAAGCATTGTCAACGAGGTTTGCAGCAAGTGGTCAAGGTATTGAAGAGGAGCTGATTTTTAATGATAGTAAAAGCCAAGAGCAGATTGATAGTAAAGAGAAAAAAAATCAAAAAGAGTTTTATGAGAAGAGACCAAGTCTTTTAGAAAATCGTCTAATGAAAGAATTCAACACACCAGACGAAAGAAAGCAAAGCTTATCAGGAAGTTTTAAGTATGAAGGTATAGAGAAATCTACACCACAGAAAGGAGTTATGGTTCTAGAAAGAGAGCAAATTGATTTAATAGCGGATCATCCTTTAGGGTATGCACGCTGTCAGGTCTACAATACTTACATTATTGCTGAGGCTGGAGACAGGCTAATTATAGTAGACCAACATGCAGCCCATGAGAGATTGATATACGAGTGCTTAAAGCAAAAATCAAGCATAAAAAGACAAAAACTTCTTCTTCCTGAAATAGTTGAAGTTAAAAACCAAGCTGAAATGGAGATGGTTGAAATGTATAAAGATAAGCTTTTTGAAATGGGTTTTGGTATTAAAATAGAATCAGAAGATAAAGTAAGGGTGAAAGAAATACCTGCAATTTTAGGAACAATAAATGTGAGAGAGATGGTGATGAATATAATTGATAGATTGATGGAGATAGGAGATACTCTACCTATAGAAGAAAAAGTAAACAAGATACTAGCTACCATTGCGTGCCATGGGTCAATTAGAGCTGAAAGGGAAATGAAGTTGGAGGAGATGAATGAGTTGATGAGACAAATGGAAGAAACACCGTATGCTGGGCAATGCAATCACGGAAGACCAACTTACATAGAAATGAAACTAAGTGATATAGAAAAATTATTTGAAAGGAAATGA